ACGGTGAAGGAGTTCGAGTGGCCGGCGACCTACGCGATCGGCGGGGCCTACAAGCCGATGGACAAGCTGCTGCTGGCTCTCGATCTCAAGTACATCGCCTGGTCGGGGGTGATGGAGGACTTCAAGATGACCTTCACCGCCGACGATGCCGCCACGAACGGCGGCTTCGCCGGGCTCGCCATGGACGCGGTCCTCTTCCAGGAGTGGGAGGACCAGATGGTCCTCGCCGGCGGCGCCGCCTATCAGGTGATCCCGCCGCTGACCCTGCGCGCCGGCTTCAACCACGGCAAGAACCCCGTCCCGACCAAGTACC
This window of the Candidatus Eisenbacteria bacterium genome carries:
- a CDS encoding aromatic hydrocarbon degradation protein, coding for TVKEFEWPATYAIGGAYKPMDKLLLALDLKYIAWSGVMEDFKMTFTADDAATNGGFAGLAMDAVLFQEWEDQMVLAGGAAYQVIPPLTLRAGFNHGKNPVPTKYLNALFPAIVENHLTFGAGYAPCEKTRINGSLMYGFEISDTNPGNGATAPPIIPPVESTHSQLNWAIMLTRMF